A window of the Vibrio ostreae genome harbors these coding sequences:
- the btsR gene encoding two-component system response regulator BtsR: MLSALVIDDEHFAREELMDLLAESGQIDVIGEANNAIEGLKKINQLRPDVVFLDIQMPQITGIELLGMLDPETMPKVVFVTAYDQYALQAFEDNAFDYLLKPIDPARLEKTIARLVRSISKPQDYSILAPHNLDQVPCIGLNRIVIVPTTEVEFAFSDISGVHVQTSHQRATSQLTLKILEEKTPLVRCHRQYLVNTKAIKEIKLLENGLAEIMTRSDHQVPVSRRYLKELKEKLGFH, encoded by the coding sequence ATGTTATCTGCACTGGTAATAGACGACGAGCATTTCGCCCGTGAAGAGCTGATGGATTTACTGGCGGAAAGCGGCCAGATTGATGTGATTGGCGAGGCCAACAATGCCATCGAAGGGCTGAAAAAAATCAACCAGCTACGGCCTGACGTCGTGTTTCTCGACATTCAGATGCCACAAATTACCGGCATTGAACTGCTCGGCATGCTCGATCCGGAAACCATGCCCAAGGTGGTCTTTGTCACCGCCTATGACCAATACGCTCTGCAGGCCTTTGAAGATAATGCCTTTGACTATCTGCTTAAGCCGATTGACCCGGCACGGCTGGAAAAAACCATCGCCCGCCTGGTACGCAGTATCAGCAAACCACAGGATTATTCCATCCTGGCACCGCACAATCTGGACCAGGTGCCGTGCATCGGTTTAAACCGTATCGTGATTGTTCCGACTACCGAGGTCGAATTTGCCTTCAGCGATATCAGCGGCGTGCATGTCCAGACATCACACCAGCGCGCCACCAGCCAGCTGACCCTGAAAATTCTGGAAGAAAAAACCCCGCTGGTACGCTGTCATCGCCAGTATCTGGTCAATACCAAAGCAATCAAAGAGATTAAGTTGCTGGAGAATGGTCTGGCGGAAATCATGACCCGCTCAGACCATCAGGTTCCGGTCAGCCGCCGCTATCTTAAAGAACTGAAAGAGAAACTCGGTTTCCATTAA
- a CDS encoding sensor histidine kinase, whose amino-acid sequence MDLILSLLQQMCVYLVLAYMLSKTPIFLPLLNISRRFNHRLSVYVLFSLFCIMGTYFGLQINDAIANTRAIGAVMGGLFGGPVVGFAVGLTGGIHRYSLGGFTDLACAVSTTAEGIIGGLLHTYLMRRSKGRLLFSPSVVFAVTLFAEIVQMLLILLIADPYEEAYALVSTIAAPMIIANSVGAALFMSILQDRKTIFEEYSATFSRRALNIAERSVGILANGFNPQNAEKIARIVYEQTNVGAVSITDRDKILAFVGIGDDHHKPNTPISSPSTLDAIARNAIIYLDGKERPYQCSISPSCRLGSALIIPLRAGDRVIGTIKLYEPKRKLFSTINMSMAEGIAQMLSSQILYGEYQQKQILLSRAEIKLLQAQVNPHFLFNALNTISAVIRRDPNKARELIQHLSQFFRSNLKQNIGVVTLKEELAHVNAYLTIEKARFSDRLDVDIAIDESLLERNVPSFTLQPLVENAIKHGTSNLLEGGKVRIYSIKEMHGYRIVVEDNAGSYQAPSEDHDGLGMQIVAKRLSYKFGADCGLNIEVEHNQYTRMSFLIPDKGTY is encoded by the coding sequence ATGGATTTAATTCTCTCGTTACTGCAGCAGATGTGTGTCTACCTTGTGCTGGCCTACATGCTGAGTAAAACCCCCATTTTTTTGCCATTACTGAACATTTCACGCCGCTTCAATCACCGACTCAGCGTGTATGTGCTGTTCTCGCTGTTCTGTATTATGGGCACCTATTTTGGTCTGCAGATTAATGATGCCATCGCCAATACTCGAGCGATCGGCGCGGTGATGGGGGGCCTGTTTGGCGGTCCGGTGGTTGGCTTTGCGGTTGGGCTGACCGGCGGTATCCACCGCTATTCCCTCGGTGGCTTTACCGACCTGGCTTGTGCGGTCTCGACCACAGCAGAAGGGATTATCGGCGGTTTGCTGCACACTTATCTGATGCGCAGAAGCAAAGGCCGGTTGCTATTTAGTCCGAGCGTGGTGTTTGCCGTCACCCTGTTTGCCGAAATTGTCCAGATGCTGCTGATCCTGCTGATTGCCGATCCCTATGAAGAGGCCTATGCCCTGGTCTCGACCATTGCGGCACCGATGATCATTGCCAACTCGGTCGGTGCGGCGCTGTTTATGAGTATCCTGCAGGATCGCAAAACTATTTTCGAAGAGTATTCCGCGACGTTTTCACGCCGCGCGCTGAATATCGCCGAGCGCTCAGTGGGCATCCTCGCCAACGGTTTTAACCCACAAAACGCAGAAAAAATTGCTCGCATCGTCTATGAACAGACCAATGTCGGCGCAGTCTCCATCACCGACCGGGATAAAATTCTCGCCTTTGTCGGCATTGGTGACGACCACCACAAGCCCAACACACCGATTTCCTCACCAAGTACCCTGGATGCGATTGCCCGCAACGCTATCATCTATCTCGACGGCAAGGAGCGGCCTTATCAGTGTTCGATCTCGCCCAGTTGCCGTCTCGGATCGGCGCTGATTATCCCGCTGCGTGCAGGAGATCGGGTCATTGGAACCATAAAACTGTACGAGCCGAAGCGTAAGCTGTTTTCGACCATCAATATGTCGATGGCGGAAGGGATTGCCCAGATGTTGTCGAGTCAGATCCTGTACGGTGAATACCAGCAGAAACAGATTCTGCTGTCGCGGGCAGAAATCAAACTACTGCAGGCCCAGGTCAACCCGCATTTTCTGTTTAACGCCCTCAATACCATTAGCGCGGTGATCCGGCGTGATCCCAATAAAGCCCGTGAACTGATCCAGCATTTATCGCAGTTCTTCCGTAGTAATCTGAAGCAGAATATCGGCGTAGTGACTCTGAAAGAGGAGCTGGCGCACGTCAACGCGTATCTGACTATCGAGAAGGCACGCTTTAGTGACCGGCTGGATGTGGACATTGCGATTGATGAATCTTTGCTGGAGCGCAACGTGCCAAGCTTCACCCTGCAACCTCTGGTGGAAAACGCCATCAAGCATGGGACTTCCAACCTGCTGGAAGGCGGTAAGGTACGCATCTACAGTATTAAAGAAATGCACGGCTATCGTATCGTAGTCGAAGACAATGCCGGCAGTTATCAGGCTCCGAGTGAGGATCACGATGGTCTGGGGATGCAGATCGTCGCTAAACGCCTGAGTTATAAGTTCGGTGCCGATTGCGGCCTCAATATCGAGGTCGAACATAACCAATATACCCGAATGAGCTTTCTCATCCCCGACAAAGGAACCTATTGA
- a CDS encoding 3-deoxy-7-phosphoheptulonate synthase, producing MKKSELSDINIVDEQILITPDALKDKLPLSDNARRFIRQSRQEIADIIHKRDHRLLVVCGPCSIHDIAAAKEYAKRLKALSEELKDQLYIVMRVYFEKPRTTVGWKGLINDPHLDGTFDIEHGLHVGRQLLVDLAEMEIPLATEALDPISPQYLADTFSWAAIGARTTESQTHREMASGLSMPIGFKNGTDGSLSTAINAMQAASSSHRFMGISRDGQVALLTTQGNSNGHVILRGGKQTNYDSVSVAECEEDLAKVGLDAALMVDCSHANSRKDYRRQPLVAEDVIHQIREGNRSIIGLMIESHINEGNQSSDLPFDKMAYGVSITDACINWDTTEALLRHAHQELIPFLQDRLKG from the coding sequence ATGAAAAAAAGTGAATTAAGCGATATCAACATTGTTGATGAACAGATACTGATTACTCCAGATGCACTGAAAGACAAGCTGCCTTTGAGTGACAATGCCCGTCGTTTTATTCGCCAGTCGCGTCAGGAAATCGCCGACATCATCCACAAGCGCGATCATCGTCTGCTGGTGGTGTGCGGCCCGTGTTCTATCCACGATATTGCAGCGGCGAAAGAGTACGCCAAGCGTCTTAAAGCGTTATCGGAAGAGCTTAAAGATCAACTCTACATTGTGATGCGCGTCTACTTCGAAAAGCCGCGTACCACTGTGGGCTGGAAAGGTCTGATTAACGACCCGCACCTGGACGGTACCTTTGATATTGAGCACGGTCTGCATGTCGGTCGCCAGTTGCTGGTGGATCTGGCCGAGATGGAAATCCCGCTCGCAACTGAAGCCTTGGATCCGATCAGTCCGCAATACCTGGCTGACACCTTCAGCTGGGCTGCGATTGGCGCGCGGACCACTGAATCACAAACGCACCGTGAAATGGCCAGTGGCCTGTCGATGCCGATCGGTTTTAAAAACGGTACTGACGGCAGCCTGTCGACGGCGATCAATGCGATGCAGGCCGCGTCTTCCAGCCACCGCTTTATGGGGATCAGCCGTGACGGACAGGTTGCATTGCTGACCACGCAAGGTAACAGCAACGGTCACGTTATTCTGCGTGGCGGTAAGCAGACCAACTACGATTCAGTTTCTGTCGCGGAGTGTGAAGAAGATCTGGCTAAAGTCGGCCTGGATGCGGCGCTGATGGTGGATTGCAGCCACGCGAACTCACGCAAAGATTACCGTCGTCAGCCTCTGGTGGCAGAAGATGTGATTCACCAGATCCGTGAAGGCAACCGCTCTATTATCGGTCTGATGATTGAGAGCCATATCAACGAAGGCAACCAGTCTTCAGACCTGCCTTTCGATAAGATGGCTTACGGCGTTTCCATCACCGATGCCTGTATTAATTGGGATACAACTGAGGCATTATTACGCCACGCTCATCAGGAGCTGATTCCGTTTTTGCAAGATCGCCTTAAAGGTTAA
- the tyrA gene encoding bifunctional chorismate mutase/prephenate dehydrogenase, whose product MAVELNELRDQIDAVDKQMVELLARRLALVEKVGEVKSQHGLPIYAPDREAAMLASRREEAERKGVPPQLIEDILRRTMRESYASEKDSGFKCLNPELRSVVIIGGHGQLGGLFARMFKLSGYPVKILGSKDWERADEMLSDAGMVVVTVPIHLTLGVIEKLNTLPADCILCDLTSVKSKPLKAMLAAHQGPVVGLHPMFGPDVPSLAKQVIVYCDGRGEEHYQWLLKQFSIWGASLCQIDAAEHDHGMTLIQALRHFTSFAYGLHLSKVNPNLAQLLQLSSPIYRLELAMVGRLFGQDPNLYGDIILSSEENISMIEDFYRNFGEAVKLITDRDKQGFITHFDKVSQWFGDYSQQFMLESQNLLKQANDSIHRG is encoded by the coding sequence ATGGCCGTAGAATTAAATGAATTGCGTGATCAGATTGATGCCGTTGACAAGCAGATGGTGGAACTGCTGGCTCGTCGTCTGGCATTGGTCGAGAAAGTTGGTGAAGTAAAAAGTCAGCATGGCTTACCGATTTATGCTCCGGACCGCGAGGCCGCGATGCTCGCGTCCCGTCGTGAAGAAGCGGAGCGTAAAGGGGTACCACCGCAACTCATCGAAGATATTCTGCGTCGTACCATGCGTGAGTCCTACGCCAGTGAAAAGGATTCCGGCTTTAAGTGTCTGAATCCGGAACTGCGCTCTGTGGTGATCATCGGTGGTCACGGTCAGCTTGGCGGCTTGTTTGCGCGGATGTTCAAACTGTCGGGCTACCCGGTCAAAATACTGGGCAGTAAAGACTGGGAGCGTGCCGATGAAATGCTCAGTGATGCCGGCATGGTGGTGGTCACAGTTCCGATTCACCTCACGCTGGGCGTGATAGAAAAACTGAACACTCTGCCAGCCGACTGTATTTTGTGTGACCTGACCTCGGTCAAGAGCAAACCGCTCAAAGCCATGCTTGCGGCGCACCAGGGGCCAGTGGTGGGTCTGCACCCGATGTTCGGCCCGGATGTGCCTAGCCTCGCTAAGCAGGTGATTGTGTACTGTGATGGTCGCGGCGAAGAGCATTACCAATGGCTGCTCAAACAGTTCTCCATCTGGGGCGCGAGTTTGTGTCAGATTGATGCCGCTGAGCATGATCATGGGATGACCTTGATTCAGGCGCTGCGCCACTTTACCTCGTTCGCTTACGGCCTGCATTTGTCGAAAGTGAATCCTAACCTGGCGCAGCTGTTGCAGCTCAGTTCACCGATTTATCGCCTTGAACTGGCGATGGTGGGGCGTTTATTTGGTCAGGATCCTAATCTGTACGGCGATATTATTTTGTCATCGGAAGAGAACATCAGCATGATCGAGGACTTCTACCGTAACTTTGGTGAAGCGGTCAAACTGATTACTGACCGTGACAAGCAGGGCTTCATCACCCATTTTGACAAAGTCAGCCAATGGTTTGGCGACTACTCCCAGCAATTTATGCTGGAGAGCCAGAATTTATTAAAACAAGCAAATGACTCGAT